One window of the Chitinophaga niabensis genome contains the following:
- the pafA gene encoding alkaline phosphatase PafA: protein MSRKFFLTVALLLTASVTFGQKATSPTHGFPPNYGKKTAKEVARPKLVVGMVVDQMRWDFLYRYYDRYSNDGFKRLLNEGFSCENTLIPYTPTITACGHTCAYTGSVPAIHGIIGNNWNDRTSNTSMYCTEDTTVNAIGGSNAAGRMSPKNMLTNTITDELRLAQNFRNKTIGIAIKDRGAILPAGHSANAAYWYDGVTGNFMTSSYYMNALPAWVDAFNNEKLPAKYLAQPWNTLYPVDTYVQSTADEKPYEARFKGQNNTSFPHALAGQMGNSFGILSSTPFGNTFTLEFAKKALDNEKLGHGNTTDFLAVSLSSPDYVGHQHGPNSVETEDTYLRLDKDLAEFFKYLDKKVGKGQWLFFITADHGVAHVPGFLEENKLPNGLWDDATMLKAMNTAIDIEFGYKKAVIATYNYQFTLDNEGLTKAGKLEAVKSWILANAIKYPGVSNAFDLHKLGTTALPEPLKTMVVNGYNVQRSGDIMITLLPGWLDGIKTGTTHGLWNPYDAHIPLVFMGWGIRNGKTNRTTAMTDIAPTLAALLRIQMPNGNVGKVIEEVTQ, encoded by the coding sequence ATGAGCCGTAAATTTTTTTTAACTGTCGCATTACTATTGACGGCATCCGTGACATTTGGCCAAAAAGCCACATCGCCTACGCACGGATTCCCGCCGAACTATGGCAAAAAAACAGCCAAAGAAGTGGCCCGCCCTAAATTAGTGGTGGGTATGGTAGTAGACCAGATGCGCTGGGACTTCCTGTACCGTTATTATGACCGTTATTCCAATGATGGGTTCAAACGTTTGTTGAATGAGGGTTTCTCCTGTGAAAACACCCTTATTCCCTACACACCAACCATCACTGCATGTGGCCATACCTGTGCTTATACCGGATCTGTACCTGCCATTCATGGCATTATCGGAAATAACTGGAACGACAGGACTTCCAACACCAGTATGTACTGCACGGAAGATACGACAGTTAACGCAATCGGCGGCAGTAATGCAGCCGGAAGAATGAGCCCGAAGAACATGCTCACCAATACCATTACAGATGAACTCCGCCTGGCGCAGAACTTCCGTAATAAAACAATAGGTATCGCTATTAAGGACCGCGGAGCTATATTACCCGCAGGGCACAGTGCAAACGCAGCCTATTGGTATGATGGCGTTACCGGTAATTTTATGACCAGCTCTTATTACATGAACGCACTGCCTGCCTGGGTAGATGCCTTCAATAATGAGAAACTGCCTGCAAAATACCTGGCACAACCCTGGAACACTTTGTACCCGGTAGATACTTACGTACAAAGTACGGCTGACGAAAAGCCTTATGAAGCCCGTTTCAAAGGTCAGAACAATACTTCTTTCCCGCACGCACTGGCAGGCCAGATGGGTAACAGCTTTGGCATATTATCTTCCACACCGTTTGGTAACACTTTCACACTGGAGTTTGCCAAGAAAGCACTTGACAACGAAAAGCTGGGCCATGGCAACACCACGGATTTCCTGGCAGTGAGCCTTTCTTCTCCTGACTACGTTGGTCACCAGCACGGACCAAACTCGGTGGAAACAGAAGATACTTACCTGCGTTTGGATAAAGACCTCGCAGAGTTCTTCAAATACCTGGATAAGAAAGTAGGAAAAGGCCAATGGCTGTTTTTTATCACGGCAGACCACGGTGTGGCACATGTACCCGGTTTCCTGGAAGAGAATAAACTGCCTAATGGTTTGTGGGACGATGCTACGATGTTAAAAGCAATGAATACCGCCATAGACATTGAATTCGGATATAAAAAAGCGGTTATTGCCACTTACAACTACCAGTTCACGCTGGATAATGAAGGGTTAACCAAAGCTGGTAAACTGGAAGCAGTAAAGAGCTGGATCCTGGCAAATGCTATTAAGTATCCCGGTGTTTCCAATGCTTTCGACCTGCATAAACTCGGTACCACCGCTTTGCCTGAGCCACTGAAAACTATGGTGGTGAATGGTTACAATGTACAAAGAAGTGGAGACATCATGATCACACTGCTCCCCGGCTGGCTGGATGGTATCAAAACCGGAACCACCCACGGTCTATGGAACCCTTACGATGCACATATTCCATTAGTATTTATGGGATGGGGTATTCGTAACGGTAAAACCAACAGAACAACTGCGATGACAGATATTGCGCCAACCCTGGCAGCACTCCTGCGCATCCAGATGCCAAATGGTAATGTAGGAAAAGTGATAGAAGAAGTAACACAATAG
- a CDS encoding aminotransferase class I/II-fold pyridoxal phosphate-dependent enzyme — MDIFEKLKHMGPIGEHSERAHGYFAFPKLEGEIGPRMKFRGKEKIVWSLNNYLGLANHPEVRATDAKAAADFGLAAPMGARMMSGNTNYHEQLEKELSDYMGKEDTTLLNYGYQGIMSAIDAICNRRDVIVYDAECHASIVDGLRLHQGHRYVFKHNDIEDCEKQLKRAVEMCKTTGGGILVITEGVFGMAGDQGKLKEIVALKETYEFRLMVDDAHGFGTMGKTGAGTGEEQNVQDQIDLLFNTFAKSGASIGAFMSGDKAIINYIRYNSRSQIFAKSIPLPLVIGHLKRVQMMRQQPELKDKLWSNVNKLQQGLRERGFNIGKTNSPVTPIYLQGDIPEATAMCLDLRENYNIFCSIVVYPVIPKGQIIYRLIPTAAHSDEDIELTLKAFTETKAKLDQKVYAVAEIPMV; from the coding sequence ATGGATATATTCGAGAAACTGAAGCACATGGGGCCTATCGGAGAGCACTCTGAGAGAGCCCACGGTTATTTTGCTTTTCCCAAACTGGAAGGCGAAATAGGACCCCGCATGAAATTCCGGGGCAAGGAAAAGATTGTATGGAGCCTGAACAACTACCTGGGATTGGCTAACCACCCGGAAGTTCGTGCCACTGACGCAAAAGCTGCAGCTGATTTTGGATTGGCGGCCCCCATGGGTGCGCGGATGATGAGTGGAAACACTAATTATCATGAGCAACTGGAGAAAGAACTGAGCGATTACATGGGTAAAGAAGATACTACCCTGCTCAACTATGGCTACCAGGGTATCATGAGCGCTATCGATGCCATCTGTAACCGCCGTGATGTGATTGTGTATGATGCAGAATGCCACGCTTCCATTGTGGATGGTCTGCGTTTACACCAGGGACATCGTTATGTATTCAAACACAATGACATTGAAGATTGCGAAAAACAACTGAAACGTGCGGTGGAAATGTGCAAAACCACCGGTGGTGGTATCCTCGTGATCACGGAAGGTGTGTTCGGTATGGCCGGCGACCAGGGTAAACTGAAAGAGATCGTTGCTTTGAAAGAAACGTATGAATTCCGTTTAATGGTGGACGATGCCCATGGTTTTGGTACAATGGGTAAAACCGGTGCAGGTACTGGTGAAGAACAGAATGTACAGGATCAGATAGACCTGCTGTTCAACACTTTCGCCAAGTCTGGTGCTTCTATCGGTGCTTTTATGAGCGGCGACAAAGCGATCATCAACTACATCCGTTACAACAGCCGCTCGCAGATCTTTGCTAAATCCATTCCTTTACCACTCGTGATCGGGCACCTGAAACGCGTTCAAATGATGCGTCAGCAACCGGAACTGAAAGATAAACTGTGGAGCAATGTAAATAAACTGCAACAGGGCCTGCGTGAAAGAGGTTTCAATATCGGAAAAACCAATTCTCCTGTAACGCCTATCTACCTGCAGGGAGATATTCCTGAGGCAACCGCTATGTGCCTGGACCTGCGTGAGAATTATAACATTTTCTGTTCTATTGTAGTGTACCCGGTGATCCCGAAAGGCCAGATCATTTACCGCCTGATCCCCACTGCGGCACACTCTGATGAAGATATTGAACTAACGCTGAAGGCTTTCACTGAAACAAAGGCTAAGCTGGACCAGAAGGTGTATGCAGTAGCAGAAATTCCAATGGTATAA
- the purL gene encoding phosphoribosylformylglycinamidine synthase subunit PurL encodes MQTTVETAEQLGLTADEFERIKSILGRTPNFTELSMYSVMWSEHCSYKNSIVWLKSLPREGGRLLVKAGEENAGLVDIGDGWACVFKIESHNHPSALEPFQGAATGVGGIHRDIFTMGARPIAALNSLRFGNINDKKTQHLLKGVVDGIGHYGNCFGVPTVGGEVYFEDCYGTNPLVNAMSVGVLKVGTMVSATSHGAGNPVFIVGSATGKDGIGGASFASADITEESAKDLPAVQVGDPFQEKKLLEACLEVVKTNALVGMQDMGAAGITCSTAEMSAKGEHGMIIHLDKVPTRQENMKGWEMLLSESQERMLIVVHKGREKEVLDIFDKWDLHCVQIGEVTKDPMLRFYMNGVLEAEVPAESMVLGGGAPQYHRAYVEPKYFEKIKAFDIQNIPDITNAKIIAEKISQLPNIASKRWVYTQYDSMVGTANASTNAPSDASIVLVKGTPKALAVTTDCNSRYVYADPHKGGQIAVAEAARNIVCSGGEPVAITNCLNFGNPYDPEVYYQFVHALKGMGEACRKFNTPVTGGNVSFYNQSPDGPVYPTPTIGMLGVLDSMEQRMTLDFKEAGDLVYLVGRSYNDISSSEYLHKLIGVEHSPAPHFNLEEEFKLQQAITKLIGAGLIQSAHDVSEGGLFTTLLESGMARGLGFDVVTNKKYRKDAYLFGESQSRVVVSVSPADKEKFEALLHGLVDASDQSVRYEKIGTVKGEGIVVDGEDWGKVADWKVKYDVALENHL; translated from the coding sequence ATGCAAACCACAGTAGAAACTGCCGAGCAGTTAGGACTCACCGCTGACGAATTTGAACGTATTAAATCCATCCTGGGCCGCACACCGAATTTTACAGAACTCAGCATGTACTCCGTAATGTGGAGTGAACACTGTAGCTATAAAAATTCTATTGTATGGCTGAAAAGCCTCCCCAGGGAAGGTGGCCGCCTGCTGGTAAAAGCCGGTGAAGAAAATGCCGGCCTGGTAGACATTGGAGATGGCTGGGCTTGCGTATTTAAAATAGAATCCCATAACCACCCCTCTGCACTGGAACCATTCCAGGGAGCTGCAACCGGGGTAGGTGGTATCCACCGCGATATATTTACCATGGGCGCCCGCCCGATCGCTGCGTTGAACTCGCTGCGTTTTGGTAATATCAATGATAAGAAAACACAACATTTACTGAAAGGTGTGGTAGACGGCATTGGCCATTATGGCAACTGCTTTGGCGTACCTACAGTAGGTGGCGAAGTATATTTTGAAGACTGCTACGGTACCAACCCCCTCGTGAATGCCATGAGCGTGGGTGTACTGAAAGTAGGTACCATGGTATCCGCCACTTCTCACGGAGCGGGTAACCCTGTATTTATTGTAGGTTCCGCTACCGGTAAAGATGGTATCGGCGGTGCTTCCTTTGCTTCCGCAGATATCACGGAAGAAAGTGCCAAAGACCTTCCTGCCGTACAGGTTGGAGACCCCTTCCAGGAAAAGAAACTGCTGGAAGCCTGCCTGGAAGTAGTGAAAACCAATGCATTGGTAGGTATGCAGGATATGGGCGCAGCCGGTATCACCTGCTCTACTGCAGAAATGAGCGCAAAAGGCGAACATGGTATGATCATCCACCTGGATAAAGTACCTACCCGCCAGGAAAATATGAAAGGATGGGAAATGCTGCTTTCTGAAAGCCAGGAGCGCATGCTCATTGTTGTACATAAAGGCCGTGAAAAAGAAGTACTGGACATCTTCGATAAATGGGACCTCCACTGCGTACAGATCGGTGAAGTAACCAAGGACCCTATGCTGCGTTTCTATATGAATGGTGTACTGGAAGCAGAAGTACCTGCAGAAAGTATGGTACTGGGTGGCGGTGCTCCCCAATACCACCGCGCTTATGTAGAGCCTAAGTATTTTGAAAAGATCAAAGCTTTTGATATCCAGAACATCCCGGATATCACCAACGCAAAAATAATAGCTGAAAAGATCAGCCAGTTACCTAACATCGCATCCAAACGTTGGGTATATACGCAATATGACAGCATGGTAGGTACGGCCAATGCCAGCACCAATGCCCCCAGTGATGCTTCTATTGTACTCGTAAAAGGTACACCTAAAGCACTGGCGGTAACTACTGACTGTAACAGCCGCTATGTATATGCAGATCCGCACAAAGGTGGTCAGATTGCAGTGGCAGAAGCTGCCCGTAACATTGTTTGCAGTGGCGGTGAACCTGTAGCCATCACCAACTGTCTCAACTTTGGTAATCCTTACGATCCGGAAGTATACTATCAGTTCGTACACGCACTGAAAGGAATGGGTGAAGCCTGCCGTAAGTTCAATACCCCTGTTACAGGTGGTAACGTGAGCTTCTACAACCAGTCTCCCGATGGCCCTGTTTACCCGACCCCTACTATAGGTATGCTGGGTGTACTGGATTCCATGGAGCAACGGATGACGCTGGATTTCAAAGAAGCCGGCGACCTGGTTTACCTGGTAGGCCGCAGCTATAATGATATCAGCAGCTCTGAATACCTGCACAAGCTGATAGGTGTTGAACATAGCCCTGCTCCGCATTTTAACCTGGAAGAAGAATTTAAACTGCAACAGGCCATCACTAAACTGATCGGGGCGGGATTGATCCAATCTGCCCACGATGTAAGTGAAGGCGGCCTCTTTACCACATTGCTGGAAAGCGGTATGGCAAGAGGGCTGGGCTTTGATGTGGTGACCAATAAAAAATACCGTAAAGATGCTTACCTCTTTGGTGAATCACAAAGCCGTGTGGTAGTGAGTGTGAGCCCTGCGGATAAAGAGAAGTTTGAAGCCCTGCTGCATGGCCTGGTAGATGCTTCTGATCAATCCGTTCGTTATGAGAAGATAGGTACGGTGAAAGGAGAAGGGATTGTAGTAGACGGAGAAGATTGGGGCAAGGTAGCTGATTGGAAAGTGAAGTACGATGTAGCCTTGGAAAATCACCTGTAA